One stretch of Manis pentadactyla isolate mManPen7 chromosome 10, mManPen7.hap1, whole genome shotgun sequence DNA includes these proteins:
- the ZNF598 gene encoding E3 ubiquitin-protein ligase ZNF598 isoform X2, with protein sequence MAAAAGADGRRAGLEAAAAAAAPERGGGSCVLCCGDLEATALGRCDHPVCYRCSTKMRVLCEQRYCAVCREELRQVVFGKKLPAFATIPICQLQHEKKYDIYFADGKVFALYRQLLQHECPRCPDLPPFVLFGDLEQHMRKQHELFCCRLCLKHLKIFTYERKWYSRKDLARHRMQGDPDDTSHRGHPLCKFCDERYLDNDELLKHLRRDHYFCHFCDADGAQDYYSDYAYLREHFREKHFLCEEGRCSAEQFTHAFRTDIDLKAHRTACHSRSRAEARQNRQIDLQFSYAPRHSRRGEGVVSGEDYEEVDRYNRQGRAGRASSRGAQQSRRGSWREEEDWEVAAAIRASVAAQQQVCRSEEREECSRPTEEEAGARGPEEPHSLWRLPQTQGEAPGPKEVLTDGPVSQEAPPAPGQATGAALSTVPPPTSELKDEDFPSLCASTSSSCSSAAALGSVGLALAYPVPSRGKSTFQEEDFPALVSSTSKPSAAPTSLISAWNSSSGTKVVRPPAGVQAAGGGVQPHRKAAKGGRGSKKGGPPPVEEEEEEEEDGRAGLTAQELRSVPTTVAVSSLLALASTQTFSKVGKKKKVGSEKPGAVSPTPPPPDKDGPPGAEQAPTAPLGRAEGPAAVIVNGHTEGPTLAQSAPKEPPGLPRPLGPLPCPTAQDDFPALGVPCPPRTPPPPGFNSVVLLKGTPPPPPPGLVPPVSKPPPGFSGLLPSPHPACVPSTTTTTKVLKPPPPSSTARARLTPAPRAYLVPKNFRERNLQLIQSIRGLLQSDEVRFSKFKSHSGEFRQGMISAAQYYKSCRDLLGENFQKIFNELLVLLPDTAKQQELLSAHTDFRGRERPPGTKAKKKKSAWQAGLDCCVCPTCQQVLAHGDVSSHQALHAARDNDFPSLQAIARVLT encoded by the exons ATGGCGGCAGCGGCGGGCGCCGACGGGCGGCGCGCGGGcctggaggcggcggcggcggcggcggctccagAGCGGGGCGGTGGGAGCTGCGTGCTGTGCTGCGGGGACCTGGAGGCTACGGCGCTGGGCCGCTGCGACCACCCGGTGTGCTACCGCTGCTCCACCAAGATGCGGGTGCTGTGTGAGCAGCGCTACTGCGCCGTTTGCCGCGAGGAGCTGCGTCAG GTGGTCTTTGGGAAAAAGCTTCCTGCCTTTGCCACAATCCCCATCTGCCAGCTGCAGCATGAGAAGAAGTATGATATCTACTTCGCTGATGGAAAAGTGTTCGCTTTGTACAG GCAGCTGTTGCAGCACGAGTGCCCACGGTGCCCCGACCTGCCGCCCTTTGTCCTCTTCGGGGACCTGGAACAGCACATGCGGAAGCAGCATGAGCTCTTCTGTTGCAGGCTGTGCCTCAAACACCTGAAG ATCTTCACGTATGAGCGCAAGTGGTACTCACGCAAGGACCTGGCGCGGCACCGCATGCAGGGGGACCCGGATGACACGTCGCACCGCGGGCACCCACTCTGCAAGTTCTGCGATGAGCGCTACCTGGACAACGACGAGCTGCTCAAGCACCTGCGCCGTGACCACTACTTCTGCCACTTCTGCGACGCTGACGGGGCCCAGGACTACTAcag CGACTACGCGTATCTGCGCGAGCACTTCCGGGAGAAGCACTTCCTGTGCGAGGAGGGCCGCTGCAGCGCGGAGCAGTTCACCCACGCCTTCCGCACCGACATCGATCTCAAGGCCCACAGGACGGCCTGCCACAGCCGCAGCCGCGCCGAGGCCCGTCAGAACCGCCAGATCGACCTGCAGTTCAGCTACGCGCCGCGGCACTCGCGTCGGGGCGAGG GGGTCGTCAGTGGCGAGGACTATGAGGAGGTGGACAGGTACAACCGCCAGGGCCGTGCAGGCCGGGCCAGCAGTCGTGGAGCCCAGCAGAGCCGCCGAGGAAGCTGGAG GGAAGAGGAGGACTGGGAGGTGGCAGCTGCCATCCGGGCCTCGGTGGCCGCACAGCAGCAGGTGTGCAGGAGCGAAGAACGGGAGGAGTGCAGCAGGcccacagaggaggaggctggggcgCGGGGGCCTGAGGAGCCCCACAGCCTCTGGCGCCTGCCCCAGACTCAGGGCGAAGCCCCAG GCCCCAAGGAAGTCTTGACAGATGGTCCCGTGAGCCAGGAGGCTCCCCCTGCACCCGGCCAAGCCACAGGGGCCGCCCTGAG CACCGTCCCACCCCCAACTTCAGAGCTCAAGGACGAAGACTTCCCCAGTCTCTgtgcctccacttcctcctcctgctcctcggcagcagccctgggctccgtgggGCTGGCCCTGGCGTACCCTGTTCCCTCCAGGGGCAAGAGCACCTTCCAGGAGGAGGACTTCCCTGCCCTGGTGTCCTCCACCTCCAAGCCCAGCGCCGCCCCCACCAGCCTCATTTCCGCCTGGAACAGCAGCAGCGGCACAAAGGTGGTGCGGCCCCCTGCTGGGGTCCAGGCTGCCGGTGGGGGTGTCCAGCCGCACAGGAAGGCTGCAAAGGGGGGCAGGGGCAGCAAGAAGGGCGGGCCACCccctgtggaggaggaggaggaggaggaggaggacggtCGAGCCGGCCTCACTGCCCAGGAGCTGCGGAGTGTGCCCACTACGGTCGCTGTTTCCTCCCTGCTGGCATTGGCCTCCACCCAGACTTTCAGCAAGGTCGGCAAGAAGAAGAAGGTGGGCTCAGAGAAGCCAGGTGCCGTGTCAccaacccctccacccccagaCAAAGATGGGCCCCCTGGGGCTGAGCAGGCCCCCACGGCCCCCCTTGGCAGAGCTGAAGGACCAGCTGCTGTCATCGTCAACGGACACACGGAGGGGCCCACCCTGGCTCAGAGCGCCCCCAAGGAACCTCCTGGCCTCCCTCGGCCCCTAGGGCCACTCCCCTGCCCCACAGCCCAGGACGACTTCCCAGCGCTCGGTGTCCCCTGCCCGCCGAGgacgcccccacccccag GCTTCAACAGTGTGGTGCTTCTGAagggcaccccacccccacctccaccaggTCTGGTGCCCCCTGTCAGCAAGCCACCCCCTGGCTTCTCTGGCCTCCTacccagcccccacccagcctgcGTCCCCAGCACTACCACCACCACAAAAGT GCTGAAGCCTCCTCCTCCATCCTCAACTGCCAGAGCCAGGCTGACACCTGCACCACGGGCCTACCTGGTCCCCAAGAACTTCCGGGAGAGGAATCTGCAGCTCATCCAGTCCATCAGGGGCCTCCTGCAGAGTGACGAGGTCCGCTTCAGCAAGTTCAAGAGCCACTCGGGAGAGTTCAGACAG GGCATGATCTCTGCAGCCCAGTATTACAAGAGCTGCCGGGACCTGCTGGGGGAGAACTTCCAGAAGATCTTTAATGAGCTGCTGGTGCTCCTGCCTGACACGGCCAAGCAGCAGGAGCTGCTGTCTGCACACACAGACTTCCGGGGCCGCGAGAGGCCTCCAGGCACCAAGgcaaagaagaagaagagtgCATGGCAGGCAGGCCTGGACTGCTGCGTGTGCCCCACCTGCCAGCAGGTGCTTGCACATGGTGACGTCAGCAGCCACCAGGCGCTGCATGCTGCCCGGGACAATGACTTCCCCTCCCTGCAAGCCATTGCCAGGGTCCTGACGTAG
- the ZNF598 gene encoding E3 ubiquitin-protein ligase ZNF598 isoform X4 gives MAAAAGADGRRAGLEAAAAAAAPERGGGSCVLCCGDLEATALGRCDHPVCYRCSTKMRVLCEQRYCAVCREELRQVVFGKKLPAFATIPICQLQHEKKYDIYFADGKVFALYRQLLQHECPRCPDLPPFVLFGDLEQHMRKQHELFCCRLCLKHLKIFTYERKWYSRKDLARHRMQGDPDDTSHRGHPLCKFCDERYLDNDELLKHLRRDHYFCHFCDADGAQDYYSDYAYLREHFREKHFLCEEGRCSAEQFTHAFRTDIDLKAHRTACHSRSRAEARQNRQIDLQFSYAPRHSRRGEGVVSGEDYEEVDRYNRQGRAGRASSRGAQQSRRGSWREEEDWEVAAAIRASVAAQQQVCRSEEREECSRPTEEEAGARGPEEPHSLWRLPQTQGEAPGPKEVLTDGPVSQEAPPAPGQATGAALSTVPPPTSELKDEDFPSLCASTSSSCSSAAALGSVGLALAYPVPSRGKSTFQEEDFPALVSSTSKPSAAPTSLISAWNSSSGTKVVRPPAGVQAAGGGVQPHRKAAKGGRGSKKGGPPPVEEEEEEEEDGRAGLTAQELRSVPTTVAVSSLLALASTQTFSKVGKKKKVGSEKPGAVSPTPPPPDKDGPPGAEQAPTAPLGRAEGPAAVIVNGHTEGPTLAQSAPKEPPGLPRPLGPLPCPTAQDDFPALGVPCPPRTPPPPGFNSVVLLKGTPPPPPPGLVPPVSKPPPGFSGLLPSPHPACVPSTTTTTKVARLTPAPRAYLVPKNFRERNLQLIQSIRGLLQSDEVRFSKFKSHSGEFRQGMISAAQYYKSCRDLLGENFQKIFNELLVLLPDTAKQQELLSAHTDFRGRERPPGTKAKKKKSAWQAGLDCCVCPTCQQVLAHGDVSSHQALHAARDNDFPSLQAIARVLT, from the exons ATGGCGGCAGCGGCGGGCGCCGACGGGCGGCGCGCGGGcctggaggcggcggcggcggcggcggctccagAGCGGGGCGGTGGGAGCTGCGTGCTGTGCTGCGGGGACCTGGAGGCTACGGCGCTGGGCCGCTGCGACCACCCGGTGTGCTACCGCTGCTCCACCAAGATGCGGGTGCTGTGTGAGCAGCGCTACTGCGCCGTTTGCCGCGAGGAGCTGCGTCAG GTGGTCTTTGGGAAAAAGCTTCCTGCCTTTGCCACAATCCCCATCTGCCAGCTGCAGCATGAGAAGAAGTATGATATCTACTTCGCTGATGGAAAAGTGTTCGCTTTGTACAG GCAGCTGTTGCAGCACGAGTGCCCACGGTGCCCCGACCTGCCGCCCTTTGTCCTCTTCGGGGACCTGGAACAGCACATGCGGAAGCAGCATGAGCTCTTCTGTTGCAGGCTGTGCCTCAAACACCTGAAG ATCTTCACGTATGAGCGCAAGTGGTACTCACGCAAGGACCTGGCGCGGCACCGCATGCAGGGGGACCCGGATGACACGTCGCACCGCGGGCACCCACTCTGCAAGTTCTGCGATGAGCGCTACCTGGACAACGACGAGCTGCTCAAGCACCTGCGCCGTGACCACTACTTCTGCCACTTCTGCGACGCTGACGGGGCCCAGGACTACTAcag CGACTACGCGTATCTGCGCGAGCACTTCCGGGAGAAGCACTTCCTGTGCGAGGAGGGCCGCTGCAGCGCGGAGCAGTTCACCCACGCCTTCCGCACCGACATCGATCTCAAGGCCCACAGGACGGCCTGCCACAGCCGCAGCCGCGCCGAGGCCCGTCAGAACCGCCAGATCGACCTGCAGTTCAGCTACGCGCCGCGGCACTCGCGTCGGGGCGAGG GGGTCGTCAGTGGCGAGGACTATGAGGAGGTGGACAGGTACAACCGCCAGGGCCGTGCAGGCCGGGCCAGCAGTCGTGGAGCCCAGCAGAGCCGCCGAGGAAGCTGGAG GGAAGAGGAGGACTGGGAGGTGGCAGCTGCCATCCGGGCCTCGGTGGCCGCACAGCAGCAGGTGTGCAGGAGCGAAGAACGGGAGGAGTGCAGCAGGcccacagaggaggaggctggggcgCGGGGGCCTGAGGAGCCCCACAGCCTCTGGCGCCTGCCCCAGACTCAGGGCGAAGCCCCAG GCCCCAAGGAAGTCTTGACAGATGGTCCCGTGAGCCAGGAGGCTCCCCCTGCACCCGGCCAAGCCACAGGGGCCGCCCTGAG CACCGTCCCACCCCCAACTTCAGAGCTCAAGGACGAAGACTTCCCCAGTCTCTgtgcctccacttcctcctcctgctcctcggcagcagccctgggctccgtgggGCTGGCCCTGGCGTACCCTGTTCCCTCCAGGGGCAAGAGCACCTTCCAGGAGGAGGACTTCCCTGCCCTGGTGTCCTCCACCTCCAAGCCCAGCGCCGCCCCCACCAGCCTCATTTCCGCCTGGAACAGCAGCAGCGGCACAAAGGTGGTGCGGCCCCCTGCTGGGGTCCAGGCTGCCGGTGGGGGTGTCCAGCCGCACAGGAAGGCTGCAAAGGGGGGCAGGGGCAGCAAGAAGGGCGGGCCACCccctgtggaggaggaggaggaggaggaggaggacggtCGAGCCGGCCTCACTGCCCAGGAGCTGCGGAGTGTGCCCACTACGGTCGCTGTTTCCTCCCTGCTGGCATTGGCCTCCACCCAGACTTTCAGCAAGGTCGGCAAGAAGAAGAAGGTGGGCTCAGAGAAGCCAGGTGCCGTGTCAccaacccctccacccccagaCAAAGATGGGCCCCCTGGGGCTGAGCAGGCCCCCACGGCCCCCCTTGGCAGAGCTGAAGGACCAGCTGCTGTCATCGTCAACGGACACACGGAGGGGCCCACCCTGGCTCAGAGCGCCCCCAAGGAACCTCCTGGCCTCCCTCGGCCCCTAGGGCCACTCCCCTGCCCCACAGCCCAGGACGACTTCCCAGCGCTCGGTGTCCCCTGCCCGCCGAGgacgcccccacccccag GCTTCAACAGTGTGGTGCTTCTGAagggcaccccacccccacctccaccaggTCTGGTGCCCCCTGTCAGCAAGCCACCCCCTGGCTTCTCTGGCCTCCTacccagcccccacccagcctgcGTCCCCAGCACTACCACCACCACAAAAGT AGCCAGGCTGACACCTGCACCACGGGCCTACCTGGTCCCCAAGAACTTCCGGGAGAGGAATCTGCAGCTCATCCAGTCCATCAGGGGCCTCCTGCAGAGTGACGAGGTCCGCTTCAGCAAGTTCAAGAGCCACTCGGGAGAGTTCAGACAG GGCATGATCTCTGCAGCCCAGTATTACAAGAGCTGCCGGGACCTGCTGGGGGAGAACTTCCAGAAGATCTTTAATGAGCTGCTGGTGCTCCTGCCTGACACGGCCAAGCAGCAGGAGCTGCTGTCTGCACACACAGACTTCCGGGGCCGCGAGAGGCCTCCAGGCACCAAGgcaaagaagaagaagagtgCATGGCAGGCAGGCCTGGACTGCTGCGTGTGCCCCACCTGCCAGCAGGTGCTTGCACATGGTGACGTCAGCAGCCACCAGGCGCTGCATGCTGCCCGGGACAATGACTTCCCCTCCCTGCAAGCCATTGCCAGGGTCCTGACGTAG